One window of Chamaesiphon minutus PCC 6605 genomic DNA carries:
- a CDS encoding transposase — MLKQTVSIEECLPPDHLARFVVQTIAQLDLSSIYSAYGAKGGTPIAPEILLGMLVYGYATGIFSSRGLEKASYESMPVRFIAGNLHPDHDTIANFRSRFLEQIKELFVQILEMAVAANVLKVEDISVDGTKIHADASKSKAVSHKRLEEIQMQLRTEVEKLIKLGQKADGIKIDKEVDVVAEIARRKERLAHLEKAKQELHNRAQEQYELDQSKYVEKMAERAAYIEKTGKKPSGRVPSPPFLPSPIERNTISPILNHGS, encoded by the coding sequence ATGCTAAAACAAACAGTGAGTATCGAAGAATGCTTGCCACCAGACCATCTTGCCCGATTTGTAGTGCAAACGATCGCTCAACTCGACCTCAGTAGTATTTATAGTGCATATGGAGCCAAGGGTGGAACACCAATTGCACCAGAAATTTTGTTAGGAATGCTTGTATACGGTTACGCGACTGGAATCTTTAGTTCGCGAGGATTGGAAAAAGCGAGCTACGAATCAATGCCAGTTCGATTTATAGCTGGTAACTTACATCCAGACCATGATACGATTGCCAACTTTAGGAGTAGATTTCTAGAACAGATTAAAGAACTATTTGTACAAATATTGGAAATGGCAGTTGCAGCTAATGTATTGAAAGTTGAAGACATTAGTGTTGATGGGACAAAGATTCACGCAGATGCGTCCAAAAGTAAGGCAGTGAGCCACAAACGTTTAGAAGAAATTCAGATGCAATTACGAACGGAAGTGGAAAAATTGATAAAATTGGGTCAAAAAGCAGATGGAATTAAGATAGACAAAGAAGTCGATGTTGTTGCCGAAATTGCGCGGAGGAAGGAGCGATTAGCTCATCTTGAGAAGGCAAAACAAGAATTACATAATCGAGCGCAAGAGCAATACGAATTAGACCAGTCTAAATACGTTGAAAAAATGGCAGAACGAGCAGCATATATTGAAAAAACAGGGAAAAAGCCGAGCGGAAGGGTTCCATCACCCCCTTTTTTGCCATCACCGATCGAGCGCAATACAATTTCACCGATCCTCAATCACGGATCATGA
- a CDS encoding pentapeptide repeat-containing protein, with protein sequence MEQVFIEKKTFDKIDFTQNPLLKGEYEYCTFLNCNLAYADLSDLKFLECEFTGCNLSLVKLTQTALKGIRFKDCKMLGLDFGDCTEFGFAVKFDSCILDNSSFYDPTSPVKKRFKLKQTVFKNSQLYEVDFTECDLSSATSVTS encoded by the coding sequence ATGGAACAGGTATTTATAGAAAAAAAAACTTTTGACAAAATAGATTTTACTCAAAACCCGCTACTCAAAGGTGAATATGAATACTGCACCTTTCTCAATTGTAATTTGGCATACGCCGATCTTTCCGATCTTAAATTTTTGGAATGTGAGTTTACAGGTTGCAATCTCAGCTTAGTGAAGCTTACTCAAACGGCATTAAAAGGTATTAGATTCAAGGACTGTAAAATGTTGGGGCTGGATTTTGGTGACTGCACTGAATTTGGATTTGCAGTGAAATTTGATAGTTGCATCTTAGATAATTCATCATTCTACGATCCAACTTCTCCGGTTAAGAAGCGATTCAAACTCAAGCAAACGGTATTTAAGAACTCTCAACTTTATGAAGTAGATTTTACGGAGTGCGATCTTAGCTCTGCTACATCTGTGACAAGTTAA
- a CDS encoding pentapeptide repeat-containing protein, producing the protein MFENCDLTDAIFQYTILEKADFRTAYNYSIDPELNRIKKAKFSRSGIAGLLDKYDIDIDLTN; encoded by the coding sequence ATTTTTGAAAACTGCGATCTGACAGATGCGATATTTCAGTACACGATTTTAGAAAAAGCAGACTTTCGGACTGCATACAACTACTCAATCGACCCAGAACTCAACCGCATCAAGAAAGCTAAGTTTTCTCGATCGGGGATAGCAGGACTTTTAGACAAGTACGATATTGACATAGATCTGACAAATTAA
- a CDS encoding tetratricopeptide repeat-containing S1 family peptidase, with protein sequence MNNYLLPPLATILGAVLVLGYVLPAAALSPVEIQRLAKQSTVRIKGCSNASGVIIHKSVNSYTILTAAHAMRNSGCQIVTTDDNEYGVTQVKPFINNVDLAIAKFDSTKSYRVAKATDNSDRVESGENIYISGFPLTSAISEPIFTFVQGKVVGNGNKLQKKGYSLVYDNPTLPGHSGGPVWNENGEIIAIHGQGDIDTKLKQTDNPEIRIKTGFNLGITINTFTKMATLMGMKEYLPAQPVAVTATLKPVDDLIASAIERESKGDYQGILADMNQAIAIDPNKDRLFYIRGNAKAELGDRQGAIDDYTRDITMNPKRAESYYNRGNVRYKLGNWQQALTDYNSSIAIDPKRAAVFYNRANVKYKLQDKQGSIDDYTRAIAVNPTLLAAYSSRGWVKYELGDYQSAISDYNLAISMNHPLLSKIYSQKAFAQYELGKKTEAIASWRKALNLPNVMPDSQLGLAIALFAQGKQEEALQYAAAALRTDKKFNELSYLRDKNWGSNILKDADPFLQNPKMRGN encoded by the coding sequence ATGAATAATTACTTATTACCACCACTTGCGACAATCTTGGGTGCTGTCTTGGTGCTGGGCTATGTATTGCCTGCTGCCGCCCTGTCCCCAGTTGAAATTCAACGCCTTGCCAAGCAGTCTACCGTCAGAATAAAGGGCTGCTCTAACGCTTCCGGTGTAATTATTCACAAAAGTGTTAATAGTTACACCATTCTCACTGCGGCTCATGCCATGCGCAATAGTGGTTGTCAAATTGTCACTACCGACGATAACGAATATGGTGTGACTCAGGTAAAACCATTCATCAACAATGTTGATTTAGCAATTGCCAAATTTGATAGTACCAAAAGTTATCGAGTAGCAAAAGCAACAGACAATTCCGATCGAGTCGAAAGTGGGGAAAATATTTATATTTCTGGTTTTCCATTGACGAGTGCCATCTCCGAACCTATTTTCACCTTCGTTCAAGGTAAGGTGGTTGGCAACGGTAATAAATTGCAGAAAAAAGGCTATTCGCTCGTATATGATAATCCCACACTTCCCGGCCATAGTGGCGGCCCCGTCTGGAATGAGAACGGCGAAATAATTGCCATCCACGGACAAGGTGATATCGATACCAAGCTCAAGCAAACCGATAACCCCGAAATTCGGATTAAAACTGGATTTAATTTGGGCATTACCATCAATACTTTTACGAAGATGGCGACACTGATGGGCATGAAAGAATATCTGCCTGCCCAGCCAGTGGCGGTAACAGCCACGCTAAAACCAGTGGACGATCTGATTGCTAGTGCGATCGAGAGAGAGAGTAAGGGCGATTATCAAGGCATCTTAGCTGATATGAATCAGGCGATTGCGATCGATCCGAACAAAGATCGGTTATTCTACATTCGCGGTAATGCTAAAGCAGAATTGGGCGATCGTCAAGGCGCAATCGACGATTACACTCGCGATATTACGATGAACCCCAAACGGGCTGAATCTTACTACAATCGGGGGAATGTTCGCTATAAATTGGGCAATTGGCAACAAGCATTAACAGACTACAATAGTTCGATCGCGATCGATCCCAAACGTGCTGCGGTATTCTACAATCGGGCGAATGTTAAATATAAGTTGCAAGACAAACAAGGCTCGATCGACGATTATACAAGAGCGATCGCGGTCAATCCGACATTACTCGCCGCCTATAGTAGTCGGGGCTGGGTAAAGTACGAACTTGGCGATTATCAAAGTGCAATTTCTGACTACAATCTCGCCATTTCCATGAATCATCCCCTGCTGAGCAAGATCTACAGCCAAAAGGCTTTCGCTCAATACGAACTAGGCAAAAAAACTGAGGCAATTGCCTCATGGCGCAAAGCTCTGAACCTACCTAATGTCATGCCCGATAGTCAGTTAGGTTTAGCGATTGCCTTATTCGCCCAAGGTAAGCAGGAAGAGGCTCTCCAATACGCAGCAGCCGCACTCCGCACCGATAAGAAATTCAACGAACTCAGTTATTTACGCGATAAAAACTGGGGTTCCAATATACTGAAGGATGCAGATCCGTTTTTACAAAATCCTAAAATGCGCGGTAATTAA
- a CDS encoding DNA cytosine methyltransferase, whose amino-acid sequence MNRPIGIDLFAGAGGMSLGFEQAGFDVVAAVEIDPIHCATHEYNFPLSATICASVIDLTGDEIRSRAKLDDKDIDVVFGGAPCQGFSLMGKRVFEDPRNQLVFHYVRLVRELNPKYCVFENVKGLTLGKHAQFLDELITALGDAGYTVLTPYKVLNAADYGVPQDRRRLFLIGARKDMKLPEYPKPNQDRVTVLEAIGDLPDADRFDDLWGTDTISYQWETKSTYARKLRGFERDPDDYSYPRKFSPEMLTCSLRTQHTQSSRSRFEATLPGKTESISRFRKLEPNGICNTLRAGTDSARGAHTSPRPIHPWFPRVITVREAARLHSYPDWFRLHSTKWHGCRQIGNSVPPLLARAVASELIKAQEISPTQPKKVLNPGEVRLLSLDMSNASAYFKVPRDTIAQRTRKLSVIEEALEKEVKEEVYA is encoded by the coding sequence ATGAATAGACCTATCGGAATTGACCTGTTTGCAGGAGCTGGAGGAATGTCCTTAGGTTTCGAGCAAGCTGGCTTTGATGTTGTCGCAGCAGTAGAAATCGATCCAATTCACTGTGCGACGCATGAATATAACTTCCCGCTGTCTGCTACGATTTGTGCCAGTGTCATCGATCTCACTGGAGATGAAATTCGCAGTCGAGCAAAATTAGACGATAAAGATATTGATGTAGTGTTTGGTGGCGCACCTTGTCAAGGTTTCTCTTTGATGGGTAAAAGGGTTTTTGAAGACCCGCGCAATCAACTCGTGTTTCATTATGTAAGACTAGTTCGAGAATTAAATCCAAAATATTGTGTTTTTGAAAATGTTAAAGGTCTTACCCTTGGCAAACACGCACAGTTTCTGGATGAACTGATTACTGCTTTGGGGGATGCTGGCTATACAGTGTTGACGCCTTACAAAGTGTTGAATGCCGCAGATTATGGTGTTCCACAAGATAGACGACGGCTATTTTTAATAGGTGCTCGAAAGGATATGAAATTACCTGAGTACCCAAAACCCAACCAAGACAGAGTAACTGTCCTAGAAGCTATCGGTGATTTACCTGATGCAGATCGTTTCGACGATCTATGGGGAACAGATACTATCTCGTACCAATGGGAGACAAAGAGCACATATGCCAGGAAATTAAGAGGTTTCGAGCGAGATCCTGATGATTATAGCTATCCGCGAAAGTTTTCGCCTGAAATGCTCACATGTAGCTTGAGAACTCAACACACGCAATCTTCTCGTAGTCGATTTGAAGCCACATTACCAGGCAAAACTGAATCGATTAGTCGATTTCGCAAGCTTGAGCCAAATGGCATTTGTAATACCTTACGGGCTGGTACGGATAGTGCTAGAGGGGCGCATACATCGCCGCGTCCGATTCATCCCTGGTTCCCGCGCGTGATTACCGTGCGGGAGGCGGCGAGATTACATTCTTATCCTGACTGGTTCCGTCTTCACTCTACGAAGTGGCATGGTTGTCGTCAAATTGGAAATAGCGTTCCACCCCTGTTAGCACGAGCTGTTGCTAGCGAACTCATAAAAGCACAAGAAATTAGTCCTACCCAGCCAAAAAAAGTTCTCAATCCAGGTGAAGTTCGCTTATTGTCTTTGGACATGAGTAATGCATCAGCGTATTTTAAAGTCCCAAGAGATACAATCGCACAGCGCACACGAAAACTATCTGTAATAGAAGAAGCTTTAGAGAAAGAAGTGAAGGAAGAAGTTTATGCCTAA